Proteins encoded by one window of Bauldia sp.:
- the aroC gene encoding chorismate synthase: protein MSHNTFGHLFRVTTWGESHGPAIGCVVDGCPPRIAISEAEIQEYMDKRRPGQSRFTTQRREPDEVKILSGVFEEGGQLLTTGTPIALEIQNVDARSKDYGDIADKYRPGHADFSYQQKYGIRDWRGSGRASARETASRVAAGAIARKVIPGVTIRGALIQIGPHKIDRANWNWGEVDNNPFFSPDFKAAAVWTEYLDDVRKRGSSVGAVIEVVAEGVSPGWGAPVYAKLDQEIASAMMSINAVKGVEIGEGFAAAALYGEENADEMRMGNDGKPTFLSNHAGGILGGISTGQPVVVRFAVKPTSSILNPRRTVNQQGAEVDVSTKGRHDPCVGIRAVPIGEAMLAIVLADQFLRHRGQVGE, encoded by the coding sequence ATGTCCCACAATACCTTCGGCCATCTTTTCCGCGTCACCACCTGGGGCGAAAGCCACGGGCCGGCGATCGGCTGCGTCGTTGACGGCTGCCCGCCGCGGATCGCCATTAGCGAGGCCGAGATTCAGGAATACATGGACAAGCGCCGCCCCGGCCAGTCGCGCTTCACCACGCAGCGGCGCGAGCCGGACGAGGTGAAGATTCTATCTGGCGTCTTCGAGGAGGGCGGGCAACTGCTCACCACCGGAACGCCGATCGCGCTGGAAATCCAGAACGTCGACGCCCGCTCCAAGGACTACGGCGACATCGCCGACAAGTACCGCCCCGGCCACGCCGATTTCAGCTACCAGCAGAAATACGGCATCCGCGACTGGCGCGGCTCAGGGCGGGCCTCCGCGCGCGAGACGGCAAGTCGCGTCGCCGCCGGCGCGATAGCGCGGAAAGTTATCCCCGGCGTGACGATCCGCGGCGCGCTCATCCAGATCGGCCCGCACAAGATCGATCGCGCCAACTGGAACTGGGGCGAGGTCGATAACAACCCGTTCTTCTCGCCCGACTTCAAGGCCGCCGCCGTCTGGACGGAATATCTCGACGACGTGCGCAAGCGCGGTTCCTCGGTCGGCGCCGTCATCGAGGTCGTGGCCGAAGGTGTGTCGCCCGGCTGGGGCGCGCCGGTCTACGCCAAGCTCGACCAGGAGATCGCCTCGGCGATGATGTCGATCAACGCGGTCAAGGGCGTCGAGATCGGCGAGGGCTTCGCTGCCGCCGCGCTGTACGGCGAGGAGAACGCCGACGAGATGCGTATGGGCAACGACGGCAAGCCGACGTTCCTGTCCAACCACGCCGGCGGCATCCTCGGCGGCATCTCGACCGGCCAGCCGGTCGTCGTCCGCTTCGCCGTCAAGCCGACGTCGTCGATCCTCAATCCGCGCCGCACCGTCAACCAGCAGGGCGCCGAGGTCGACGTCTCGACCAAGGGCCGCCACGATCCCTGCGTCGGCATCCGCGCCGTGCCGATCGGCGAGGCGATGCTGGCGATCGTGCTCGCCGACCAGTTCCTCCGCCATCGCGGGCAGGTGGGCGAGTGA
- the ribB gene encoding 3,4-dihydroxy-2-butanone-4-phosphate synthase, whose translation MTDHERVAAAIAAFRSGEIVVVTDDDDRENEGDLILAAVHATPEKLGFIVRHTTGIVCAPMPRATAHRLQLPPMVAENEAPLGTAFTVSVDFRHGLTTGISAEERCNTVRALANPNSGPAEFVRPGHIFPLIAQDGGVLMRSGHTEAAVDLCRMAQLEPVGVLAELVNDNGSVMRGAQVAAFAQQHNLQRVSVADLIAWRQRSEKLIERVGEFAVQTAAGPAHAYAYRTPFDATQHLAIVFGDIGEGRGVPVRLHREAVVEDVFGTHTALDAMIARLAGNGRGVVVYLRENSVGVAEASRRARDAVKGADSSAARGEEWREVGVGAQILRDLGVKSIKLIASRERRYVGLDGFGIEIDSTEIA comes from the coding sequence ATGACCGACCACGAGCGCGTCGCCGCCGCCATTGCCGCATTCCGCTCCGGCGAGATCGTCGTCGTCACCGACGATGACGACCGCGAGAACGAGGGCGACCTGATCCTGGCCGCCGTCCACGCGACGCCGGAGAAGCTCGGCTTCATCGTCCGCCACACCACCGGCATCGTCTGCGCGCCGATGCCGCGCGCCACCGCCCATCGCCTCCAGCTTCCGCCGATGGTCGCCGAGAACGAGGCGCCGCTCGGCACCGCCTTCACCGTCTCGGTCGATTTCCGCCACGGCCTGACCACCGGCATCTCGGCCGAGGAGCGCTGCAACACGGTGCGCGCGCTCGCCAATCCGAATTCCGGCCCGGCCGAATTCGTCCGCCCCGGTCACATTTTCCCGTTGATCGCGCAGGACGGCGGCGTCCTCATGCGCTCCGGCCATACAGAGGCGGCGGTCGACTTGTGTCGCATGGCGCAGCTCGAGCCGGTCGGCGTGCTGGCCGAGCTGGTCAACGACAACGGCTCGGTCATGCGCGGCGCCCAGGTCGCCGCCTTCGCCCAGCAGCACAATCTGCAGCGCGTCTCGGTCGCCGACCTGATCGCGTGGCGCCAGCGCAGCGAAAAGCTCATTGAGCGTGTCGGCGAATTCGCTGTGCAGACCGCCGCGGGTCCGGCGCATGCGTACGCCTACCGCACGCCCTTCGACGCCACCCAGCATCTCGCCATCGTCTTCGGCGACATCGGCGAGGGCAGGGGCGTCCCGGTTCGTCTGCACCGCGAGGCCGTGGTCGAAGATGTGTTCGGCACCCACACCGCGCTTGATGCGATGATCGCCCGCCTGGCCGGGAACGGCCGCGGTGTCGTCGTCTATCTCCGCGAAAATTCGGTGGGCGTCGCCGAGGCCAGCCGCCGCGCTCGCGATGCGGTGAAGGGCGCCGACTCGTCGGCCGCCCGCGGCGAGGAATGGCGCGAGGTCGGCGTCGGCGCGCAGATCCTGCGCGACCTCGGCGTCAAGTCGATAAAGCTGATCGCCAGCCGCGAGCGCCGCTACGTCGGGCTCGACGGTTTCGGCATCGAGATCGATTCGACCGAGATCGCCTGA
- a CDS encoding YbhN family protein — MNSRFSHVLWPLVGLAVAALCVFLLVRELWSLSWADVWTSLRHVSALHWLGAIGGVALAYSALAGYDRIALQHINRHLSWPFIALASFVSYALSHNIGAAVLSGAVVRYRIYSTKGLSVGEIGVLVGFCAFTFGLGVTILGGFLLTIHPELAQRFINLPEPLARLAGYGMLIAVALYVTGSLLKMKPLVLWGFSIFYPRPGIVLRQLVIGPMELIGAASIIYFCLPEAGNPGFIIVLGIFLASFSLAIFSHAPGGIGVLELLFVSGLKDMPAANVLAALIVFRLFYLVLPLAISLIAVLFFERHQMMLRRQAEEGQAISVESISMPKPSSPT, encoded by the coding sequence ATGAACTCCAGATTCAGTCACGTGCTGTGGCCGCTGGTTGGCCTCGCGGTCGCCGCGCTCTGCGTTTTCCTGCTCGTCCGCGAATTGTGGTCGCTATCGTGGGCCGACGTCTGGACCAGCCTCCGCCACGTCAGCGCGCTGCACTGGCTGGGCGCGATCGGCGGCGTGGCGCTCGCCTATTCGGCGCTCGCCGGCTACGACCGCATCGCCCTCCAGCACATCAACCGGCACCTGTCGTGGCCGTTCATCGCGCTGGCCTCGTTCGTGTCGTATGCGCTGTCGCACAACATCGGCGCCGCCGTGCTGTCGGGCGCGGTGGTGCGCTACCGCATCTATTCGACCAAGGGGCTGAGCGTCGGCGAGATCGGCGTGCTGGTCGGCTTCTGCGCCTTTACCTTCGGGCTCGGCGTCACCATCCTCGGCGGCTTCCTGCTCACCATCCATCCGGAGCTGGCGCAGCGCTTCATCAACCTGCCCGAGCCGCTGGCGCGGCTCGCCGGCTACGGCATGCTGATCGCCGTGGCGCTCTACGTCACCGGCTCGCTGCTCAAGATGAAGCCGCTGGTGCTGTGGGGCTTCTCGATCTTCTACCCGCGGCCGGGGATCGTGCTGCGCCAGCTCGTCATCGGGCCGATGGAGCTGATCGGCGCGGCCTCAATCATCTATTTCTGCCTGCCGGAAGCCGGCAACCCCGGCTTCATCATCGTGCTCGGCATCTTCCTCGCCTCGTTCTCGCTGGCGATCTTCTCGCACGCGCCGGGCGGCATCGGCGTGCTCGAGCTGCTGTTCGTGTCCGGCCTCAAGGACATGCCGGCGGCCAACGTGCTGGCGGCGCTGATCGTTTTCCGCCTGTTCTATCTCGTGCTGCCGCTGGCGATCTCGCTGATCGCGGTGCTGTTCTTCGAGCGCCACCAGATGATGCTGAGACGCCAGGCCGAGGAAGGTCAGGCGATCTCGGTCGAATCGATCTCGATGCCGAAACCGTCGAGCCCGACGTAG